The DNA segment AAGGTTTCGCTCACTCTGGCCCAGCCACATATCCATCACATCGCTCAGCCCCACCGGAATGAATTTCGCTTTTAACTCGCCTGCGGTTGCGCGCGCGATATATGTCTTTCCACAACCGGGTGGGCCATACAAAAGCAAACCGCCGCGCAACGACTTACCATAGAGGTTCAGTATCGCCGGATTTTTCAGCGGAGCCAGAAATGCAAGATTCAATCTCCGTTTTACTTCCTCCATTCCTGCAACATCAGCAAGAGTGATGGTGGGTTTTTCCGATTCAACGATGGCACCGTCCGGTTCGACTCCCCCGCGAACCACTCGCAGAGCGCCTCCAAGTTCGTTGATTGGCTCGCTCGCAGAAGCCTGCGCGCCGGATTCATTTTGCGGAGCCGGCTCTTGCGCGGACAAAGCGAAATGAATTTTGCCGTAACGTTCAGCGGAAACAGGATCATTTGCCGCCATTGCGCAGTCCCTTGCCAGTGCAAGCACCTGCAGATCATCCGGTTTTTGCAACAAGAGGTGTTTGCAATGCTGAAGCGCATCAGCCGCCTGCGCATTTTGAAAAAGTAGCGTGGCTAAATGCAAGCGGAGAGCTTGATTCTCCGGATCTTTTTCTACGGCAGCGCGTATCGCATCTATTACACTTCCATCAATCATTTGCCTTTCCTGTTCCATCGCATCGACTTGATGTAAAGATATTCATCGGACCTCGGCTCAAATTGCACCTCTTGTCGCGAAGCCAGAACGCTGTTTTCCACATGCAGAGGGATGTACGGAAGCTCATTCATGCAAACTTCCATCGCTTTTTCCAGCAACCTCGCGCGCTCGGCCGGTTCGATTTT comes from the bacterium genome and includes:
- a CDS encoding AAA family ATPase, which produces MIDGSVIDAIRAAVEKDPENQALRLHLATLLFQNAQAADALQHCKHLLLQKPDDLQVLALARDCAMAANDPVSAERYGKIHFALSAQEPAPQNESGAQASASEPINELGGALRVVRGGVEPDGAIVESEKPTITLADVAGMEEVKRRLNLAFLAPLKNPAILNLYGKSLRGGLLLYGPPGCGKTYIARATAGELKAKFIPVGLSDVMDMWLGQSERNLHEIFELARRSQPCVLFFDEIDALGRKRSLMRHSSEHNIVNQLLAEMDSVQNNNEGVFVLAATNHPWDVDVALRRPGRLDRILLVLPPDRTAREAIVHLNLRGKPVEKDLDVAWIAGRTEDFSGADVAHLCDSAAEVAIEDSLKQNQARAITMSDFKKALKEVKSTARSWFEIAKNYALFANEGGLYDDLVDYLRMRKFL